The genomic window ggcaaccctcagtttgttttgtgagattaagagtcacttatggtttgtctccctcccaatcccatcttgtttcatttattcttcttctacccacttaagcctccatgttgtatcaccacttcctcatatcagggagatcatatgatagttgtctttctctgcttgacttatttcgctaagcatgatacgctctagttccatccacgttgttgcaaatggcaagatttcatttcttttgatggctgcatagtattccattgtgtatatataccacatcttcttgatccattcatctgttgatggacatctaggttctttccatagtttggctattgtggacattgctgctataaacattcgggtgcatgtgcccctttggatcactacatttgtatctttagggtaaatacccaatagtgcaattgctgggtcatagggcagttctattttcaacattttgaggaacctccatgctgttttccagagtggctgcaccagcttgcattcccaccaacagtgtaggagggttcccctttctccgcatcctcgccagcatctgtcatttccagacttgttgattttagccattctgactggtgtgaggtgatatctcattgtggttttgatttgtatttccctgatgccgagtgatatggagcactttttcatgtgtctgttcgccatctggatgtcttctttgcagaaatgtctgttcatgtcctctgcccatttcttgattggattatttgttctttgggtgttgagtttgctaagttctttatagattctggacactagtcctttatctgatatgtcgtttgcaaatatcttctcccattctgtcagttgtcttttgattttgttaactgtttcctttgctgtgcaaaagcttttgatcttgatgaaatcccagtagttcattttttcccttgcttcccttgccttttgcgttgttcctaggaagatgttgctgcggcagaggtcgaagaggttgctgcccgtgttctcctcaaggattttgatggattcctttcgtgcattgaggtccttcatccattttgagtctatttttgtgtgtggtgtaagggaatggtccaatttcatttttctgcatgtggctgtccaattttcccagcaccatttattgaaaaggctgtcttttttccattggacattctttcctgctttgtcgaagattagttgaccatagatttgagggtctatttctgggctctctattctgttccattgatctatgaatTCACCCTAGTTCTAAGAGCATGCCCAAATAGTATCTGATAATGTCAGAGCAGTTATAAATGTTTGTCAATAGAATAATGGTTTTCATATCAAATGTGTCAAATGAAGATCAACTGCCTTGGAAATTTTCCTGGTAGCtcaaagtcaattaaaaaaaatcttcatctgTGGCAAAATGTGTGTATAATGAGTTGGAGTCGATGTGTCTTAACTGCAGGTACTCTAATTCATATAAAAGTCAAATCATAACTTTTAGTAATGCTAACCAAAAACAAATTCTCTACTCTCcagatttcattttgatttttacaaAAAATCTTTATGCCATTACTGGTGATGTCCCCTTTCATTTCTGGTATTAGTAATTcgtctcctctctttttttttctttgttaacctaagaagtttatctattttatttacctttcaaggaagtggcatttttaaaattgattttgtccattgatttcctgctttcagtttcattgttttctgctcaaattcttatttcttttcttctgcttactgggttgaatttgctcttctttttctagtttcctaaggtcGAGGCTTAGATGATGATTATAGATCTTTCTTCTTGTCTAATACATGCATTCaatgctatgtatttccctctaaGCTCTGCTTCCCCTTCATCTCCCAGATTtgataagttgtgttttcattttctttatattttaaatttctcttgggATTATTTCTTTGACCCACATATTctttagaaatgtgttgtttGTTCTCCctgtatttggggattttccagttcctttctgttattgattGTTAATTCCATTCTGGTCTGAAAGCAGATGCTGTATAATTTCTACTCTTTAAACTTGTTAAGGTGTACCATGTGGCACAGAAGGCGGTCTATTTTTAAGAATGTTCCAGGTGAGCGTGAGAAGAAGGTATAATCTGCTGTTGTTGGAGGAAGTAGTCTATAGATGTCAATTATATCCTATTGAATCCAgctatgtccttactgattttatgCTCGCTGGATCAGTCCATTTCTATCGCAAAGTGGCAATTGCTCAGTGTTTCTATATAATTGAGTCATAATCTATTGTTCTCTTTATATTGAAACTTAAAATGTGTTTTGCCTGAATTAtcaggaaaataacaaaaatgtgttTATGCCTCTACTTATTCAAAGTAAGTGTCTACATTGGCTAGATTCATTTGCCACCTCTATaaactgtttttcatttatatatgtttaaacGGTCATAAATACAACCCAAATGATGAAGTTGTAGTTGATATTTAAAAGGACGAAGtcaaatttttgtttctgttctgtttcttgtgGGTATACATTTGACACTCCGACTCCACAAGTCAGGTTAACAGATGCAAAATAGTCTCACAGGAGGATAAGTGAAATCCATGAAACAGAAACTTTCATTTGCATCTTCACAAATCGTACATAGGCATTCAGTCTGAACACATGTTCCTCAGACTCGCTAAGTTATAAATGAAACTGAGGTGGTCTCCATGAAGACATTTCCGATTCCATCACAAGGCATTTTAGgggtatttttaagtatttatgaaatgaaatagaagaaaaaaattcttccatcAAGCAGCTAACATTCGTCTCATTCTGAAGCAGGTAACATAAATGTAATGTAACAGAAGCAATACTAGGAATTGGCAGATATGATAAGCATACTGGAAGGCCTTCTCATTTTTATAGCAGTTAGTGAAGCAGTACTGGGAGTTCTAGGGAATGGATTTATTGGACTTGTCAACTGTGTAGACTATGTGAAGAACAAAAAGTTTTCGATGATTGGCTTTATTCTCACTGGCTTAGCTACTTCCAGAGTTTTTCTGATATTGTTAATAATTACAGATGGACTTATAAAGCTATTCTCTCCAGATATGTATTACTCTGGCAAACTAATTGATTTTATTAGTTACTCATGGATAATTATCAATCAATCAAGTATCTGGTTTGCCACCAGCCTCAGTATCTTCTATTTCCTGAAGATAGCAAATTTTTCCCACCATATTTTTCTCTGGCTGAAGGGTAGGATCAATAGGGTTCTTCACCTTCTGATGGGATCCTTGTTTATTTCATGGTTATTTACTTTTCCACAAATTGTGAGGATTATTAATGATAACAGAATGAGGAGTGGAAATACAACCTGGGACTTCAACATGCCAAAAAGTATATTCTTTACTAAGCAGATTTTGGTCAACCTAGGAGTCATTCTTCTCTTTATACTCTGCCTGGTTACATGTTTCTTGTTAATCGTTTCCCTCTGGAGACACAGCAGGCGCATGCAAATGAAGGTCACTGGACCCCGAGACCCCAGTACAGAAGCACACGTGAAAGCAATGAaagttttaatatcttttatctttctcttcatCTTGTATTTTATAGGCATTGTCATAGAGATAGTATGTTTCAATATGCCAGAAAACAGACTACTGTTTATTTTTGGCATGACGACCGCAGCCATCTATCCCTGGGGTCACTCCCTTATCCTAATTCTAGGAAACAGCAAGCTGAAACGAGCCTCTTTGAAGGCCCTGCAGAGATGCAAGTGCTGTGAGGCCGGGACACGGCTCACAGCTGACAGACCCGCGTGGGGGCAAATGGATGTTCTA from Mustela lutreola isolate mMusLut2 chromosome 8, mMusLut2.pri, whole genome shotgun sequence includes these protein-coding regions:
- the TAS2R10 gene encoding taste receptor type 2 member 10, translated to MISILEGLLIFIAVSEAVLGVLGNGFIGLVNCVDYVKNKKFSMIGFILTGLATSRVFLILLIITDGLIKLFSPDMYYSGKLIDFISYSWIIINQSSIWFATSLSIFYFLKIANFSHHIFLWLKGRINRVLHLLMGSLFISWLFTFPQIVRIINDNRMRSGNTTWDFNMPKSIFFTKQILVNLGVILLFILCLVTCFLLIVSLWRHSRRMQMKVTGPRDPSTEAHVKAMKVLISFIFLFILYFIGIVIEIVCFNMPENRLLFIFGMTTAAIYPWGHSLILILGNSKLKRASLKALQRCKCCEAGTRLTADRPAWGQMDVLGE